tatggTGAAAAAACTTACTTcatcacaaaacaaaagaaagcatCTTTGAAAACATTCTGTTTCCATGCTGATCTTTGTTTCTCATTCTGACTCTTCCTAATTCCAGAAAGTAAAAGCTCATGCGTGGTGGCGACTGATGATCTGACTTTCAAGGACGGAGACAAGAGGCGAGAGAAGATGAGACAAAGCTGGAGGAAGTTAACAGACCTGGCAGCAGGGCTTTAACTGAGGGTGAAAGACTGTGATATTTTACGAAGAGCCCACATAGATCTACGATGAAAGTAGCTTTGATGAGGAGCCCGGCGGCCACCGAGGACCAGAACTTACCGGCAGGTTGACAGGAATGGCTTGGGGGGGGGAGAAGGGGGTTGCTGGAGATAGGAATTTGGAGAAAGAGGTGACTGGTATTTTTctcttaagttttttttttaatttattgtggCGGTAAGGTTTAAATAGGGGCTAGGCTGGACAGCAAGTCTCTGTGGGCAGTTAACAAGCTGGAAGAGTGTGAAGTGACTGTCACACTCTCTGAGCAACAAGTCCTCAGACACACTTCCAGCAGTGGACAAGTGTGGCCTCAGGGTGGGACGCATAATTGAAACAAGGACTCTGTTAAAAGAGCAGATGACAGCCAAGCTAACTGGAGaatttttgcatcttctccTTCAATTTCTCgcacaaacagcagaaatacaTACTTAATTTGTCATCTCTCCTGTCTTGTTGCTTAACTATGAAgcgtttttattaaaataaatctaatatttCCTTCATATTCTAGTTCAAagattgtttttcttctccccattgcaataaataaatgcttaaGTGGAACGGGTCAGCCGTGCTATGCTGCCTTGTCCTAATCAGGTTCATTACATAGCTtgtaaaaaacagacaagagtGTGGGATTTCACAAAAAAGGTGTTCTTCATTTCCGCCCTGCTCTGCTAAATTAAACGGCAAAGATCAGAGAGGGTGTTTCATTGAAATATTAGCACAGGTGATCAGAAAAGTCTCTCAGGCTTCATCTGGACTAGCTCTAGCAACACTCCTGCAACCTGCTCTGTGTTTCCGACTGCTTGATGATTCGAACCagcagctgtaaaaaaaaaaaagaaaagaaaaaaagaaaagaaaaaaaaggaaagactcCCTTAATTTGCCCCATGTGGCcaaggagaagaaaagagagtgaAGGTGTCAAAAAAACGTCTCCTTGCTGGTTTTACTGGACAGCAATGGAGCTGATTTGAACGTGTTACAAAATGCTtgcagagagagacagcagaggTCATGGGATAGGAAGAGGATGTAAGTCTTTCCAAGTGTCTGTGACCAAGAAGAACAATAAAATCATCAggtgaaaaagcaaaaatgactcGCAGAATGAACTTtttggaaagagagagagagagagagagagagattggtGTTTGATGCTTCTCATTTGTTTGAAATGGTTATGAATGAGTGCGGCAGCGGTGGCAGCGGCCCCATCCCCATCCCCCCactcctcccctctctcccttTCAACCCCCTAGATGCTGGCCCTGCCCAGGATAAAATGCAGGACAACTCAGCCGGTGCCTCCACAGAAGAGAGGACTGACTGACTGCACACAGCAGAGCGTGAGGCCGTTCACTTGCTGCTTGGCTGCCCTGTACAGGCTGACACACACTCACTGCCTGCCTGACACACagactctctccctctctctctctctctctctctctctctctgtcacaaacacactctctctccctcccgtACTCACTCACTCGCTTACTCActccctctcttttttctctcagtatcacacacacacacacacacacacacacacacacacacacacacacacatacaaacacacacacagagtcagtcACCAACCCTCATTCAACTCCCTCTCAGCCACGGgtcagcagctcagacaggCACCTTGTTCCTATCCAGCTGGAAAGAGCAGAGAATCGCaaggtgcacacacacacacacacacgcacacacacagacacacacagacacacacacacatatatacacacatactcAAACACATactcacacagaaacaaacttaTCTTTTatcagactcacacacacacacatacacatgtgcATCTTCAAACATCCCAGGACTTTACCTGTGGACCGGTGAGGAAGACTTTCAGCTCAAGGAGGACAAGCAGAGCGCCATCAAGGAGTGGATTCATAAAATTACAACACTTTCAACAGACAGATCTAAAAAGTCGACCTAAAGATGACAGCCGGAGAAACTCTGGCAAGCTCGATGCTGTGAGGAAGGAAGGCCTGCTGTCAGCCCAACGTGGAGATTGGCCACCAGTGACATCCAGAGGATCTGCTGCGAGTGCCATTTCCCTCCCTTCTCGCTTCAGGACTCCCACCCTCCCGCAGGGACATCTCCTGATCATCAGCATGCCTACAGCTTGCACAAGGTGCACCTTGGGAGTCTGACCCACCATGTGCAGATGGACGGCGTCCGTAGCTCATCTCTGTCCTGAACCTGCCCTCAGCAGCACCTCCACGCCTGCAGCTTCCACTGGGCCGCCTCTCCCACTGCCCAGCGCAGCCTCCCTTTGCCTGGCATGCTTCACCCTGCTTCTGGTCACTGCTGGCACCGCCACGGGGGCCTGTCCTCCTCGGGTAGGGCATGAAGCCCTTCAGGTGCTGGCGAGTGGCATCAACTGTTCGTGGACATTGGAAAGGCACACGCGCAGTTATAATCACTTAGAGGGTGACGTCCGGCTACGGCGACTGTACTCTGCCAACAAGTTCTTCCTCTGCATTGACAAAACAGGCAAGGTGGACGGCACCCGGCGAAAAAACTACGCTGACAGTAAGTAGCCTGGCAACAGCCACAGCAACACTAAAGTTCTGTATCTAAAACGTGTGTCAGAGACAGGATGCCCTATGACGCTCTTACTTTTATTGTTACAGCTGAACTTTCTTATCTGCTGACTTTTTATAGCGGTTCATAGGGATATCCTACGGTTATATCACTGCTGAGctatttgtgttgtgtttagagCATGAGAGACGCGTTGCTAGGTAAGAAGAGAATACCCCAGTGTGGATTTAGACTCCTCATGGGACATCAGGCACTGAGGAAAGACAGTGAGCATCAGTTGGTGGCGCAGACTGGGGCTTGGAAAAAAAGTTTCAGTTTCACCGGGAATTAACTTGTCAAAACTGTGGTGAAAGTGCATCAATCGCAAGGAGCAGGTGTAAACTGAAGCACATTTTCCCCACATTAATTAGCATGTTCACTTGTCATTTACCCCATCCATGTGCTGGTTTGTGTTTGTCCAATTCCACAAGTAGGGAACTTTAAAATCTCCTCTTAAACACTTTGCACCAACTCACTGCGCTCACTGTACAAATCCAGGTAGTTTATTCTGCCTGTAAGTCTGCAGGCTACACACAATCTGTGGTGTAAGGGACACCTGAGAAGAGCTCGTTCATGCTGCTGCCAAAGCCTCTTCAGCATGTCCATCAATGGGTGTCTTTCAGATGCTTGACCAGGTCAGATGAACCAACTCTGGTCATGATGTGACCTCCCTCTCCATGAGTCACtggctgactgactgattggaTAGCTCTTAGAGACATTCTTGCCTTTGACGgtaatatttatgtatttgctCGTTAATGCCTTTTTATACAAGTGGGTGAGTCAGAGTTTTTCCATACTGCTACTGGGGGGAAGAGCAACTGCTGCGTCCAGTGAACAAGCCAGTCACTCTGTTGCCACTGTTTCAATGAGCTCCAAGCTGCAGACTGGATGACATTTGTTAAACCTGTCGGGTATTAGTCACCTGGCAGAATCTTTAAAAGCCACACACACTGTTATAAACTCAAGTTGAGATGAATTATTACTGTGTTCAATTTGGAGTCGTGAGGCTATCCAAGTTGGGACATTATTCTTCCATATTAGTGGTAATATATGTCAGCTACCATAATAAAATATTGCATCCAAACTGTGCTTGAATTTGACAGTTTGACAGAAGTCACACTGGAGGACCGGGAGAAATTTGGCAAAATGAGGAAGTTTAAATCTAAAGTGCTTTGGGTCAttagaaaaaagcaaaatactgATTGtgaaatttgtgcttttttcttgAGTCATTTATGCTTAGGGGGTTGCATGATAAAGTGCAGTCCCCTTACATGTAATGTCCTTATACACTTTATCCATCATCGTCTCATTTCCTTCGGTGGAAAGAACGATTCTTTCTGTGCTCACACAGAGTGAGGGTGTGTACCTGCACCCCGAGACGAGCACACTGCCAAACCAGCGGTCATGTAAGCTTTGCcttaaattcaacaaaatgGACCTTGTGGTCAGTCTGTGGTTGCGCCTCACAATGAGACAGatctgttgcttttttcttttcttttctctttttttgaggTCTCTATTTCTGTGTGAGACTACCGATGCTGCCATCACAGAAGGAGGCTTTCAATCAGACTTAAAGCCTCCTGACCCAGAGAATTTGGCCATGCTATAGATTAGAGTGGCAGGATAAGCAGGAAGTTGTGCATATTTAATGACGAGAGCGGTGACATAGATACTAGACGCTACATCAGTGCTGAGTCTTGCACAGGAAGGAGAACGCATTTGGTTTTAGGATTCTATCAATACTTTTGAAATAACTTTCTCCATTTGATTTAAACACAACACAGTGTAAACACACAGGCATGTTAAATGATTGCATTACTTGCATATGCATTCCAACACAGATCAATAGAGACAAAAGTTGCTGTactgttttttgtctgtattaTCCTGCTTGTGCACAACATATCTCTGCTCAGGACTGTCCTCGGCCTGACCAGTCTGTCCTTTGTGTTGCCCTTACACTCTTGTCGACACAACTATATTGCCCCGTCAGCTCTGCCTGCTACACCCAGGCTCCGGCCCTCACCTCCACCCCACTCAGTTTTTCCAGCCCCGACTCCCAGCTCCCTCTCAGGTGCAAAAACAGTTGGAATTAGTCAACAAGCTCTCTGCTAATTGAGGTTGGAAAATATTGTATCAATCCCAGTGGAGCAGGGGCATGGAACAGCTGAGGGATGAGGCGAGAGGGAGAAAGACTGACTTAGAGGGATGGTGGGTTTAAAGGAttagagagctggacaggattGAAGGGAGatagagggggaaaaaaaagcaaaacacaaacagcaaacacacatttttttaatcagttttcagtttcagttcacGAGAGGTGTGTTCCAGCTTAATATAAATATTGCACAGAAGTCATTAAATTGTTTATCAAGTCATTAACATGCTCTTCAGATATGATTAAAGGGCAGATAAACAGTTAAATACTATTTTTGCAGGGTTATGAAACTGAAAACTGCCACTGGCAACAGACAGGACAGGCTCAATGTGTATCAGTTACATCTTCAAAGTGTTCCAAGAAAAACGTTCTGCCTTGTGAGcacaaatgtggaaatatacACAAACCCAcacgcaaacacaaacactaaggCCTCAGGTATCCGTTCCTGGCATTCGTTATCAGAATCATGTAACTTGTAAACTGGCCGGACATGAATAGTAACGCATTTGTTAATCAAACTACAGAGATAAAAATCAAGATTAGCGATCTGTCATGTGACTGCAAAACTTGAAACCAAATATAGTCTAAATATAGTTCTACCTATAATTACAAACCGCTTGATCATAGAAGTTTCTAAAAATAACTTGTTGAAACAgccacacaaagagacaaagtaCAGTACTTTGAGGGACCGAAAGGGAGGGCTgtgacatgtttttcttttgacctATGGCAAGGCAGAAAATGATCGAGGGGAAAAACACACCCAAGTGTTTACAAAAGCTCCAGAGGCAGGTACGCATCATATCCTGTCCTAGGTCATTGGTCATAGCCTGCTAATTAGACAGTGCTACAGCGCAACAGCTGTGCAGGCACGCCCAGCAACCACTTCATGATCAATTGCAACAGCAAAAGCTAAATGCAACGCTCCACATGGAGTCGTTAAAGTCAAATTCAATTAACAGATGAAGGCGGCTTTTAATTTCACGCTTCAGTTGCACACTTGTTTATTTAATCTTTTATCTTTCAGCAATTATTTTCTTAGCGCACTTCATTGCATATATATtactttatgtttattttttttcaccacatCTTAAAAGGTTGTACTGTTGAATTTTGGGTGTGTGTGGATAATGGCATCAAACGCTTGTGCAGCCTCCAGGTCGTGTCAGCCAATTCACCCTTAGGAAATAAGGTCACACCAACTGCACCGCTACAATCGCAGAAGTCACTAAACTCTGCCTCCACAGCCACGCAGCTCTCACAGGCAGGGGCGTGTTGTATTTACGAAATTTCCCTTGGTGTGcaacatgttgctgtttgatGTGAGAGTTTTCCGAGTTCATGAACGTGTTTGACTTGGAATACGACCATGGGAAGAAAATCTTCCACCCCACTGAAATATGTTGTGGAAATTATTCAAACTTGTTGTAGACAGGGGAAACTGTCACTCACAAAGGAGAGGCTGAAAATCAGAAAAGACGAGACGAGTGCTACAGACTGATGACTTTACCTAAAGGTTTTGACCAAGGCAGgttgaaaaaaagaagatgatACAGACCAGAGGTGGAAGAAGTTTGAATCATTTAGTTGTATTTAACTTATAAAAAGCTGATCCAGCATTATGAGTAAATATCAGTTCTGTGCCATTCAGATATTAGTTCAAACTTGAAAAGAATACTCCAGTCATGCACAGTCTTGTCACTGTTATGATATACTAAAACAGAAGACACTTTAGAATACAGTTTTCTTAGAAGTCTCAGGAAAATACGCATAAAAAGCCCAATTATGAAGCATGGCTTCTTCATTACATTCTCTCTGACCATAACAGAACGTCAGATCTTCATCGTATGTCGTCTCGGCTGCACTTTGGGGACACTTGCATTCACAAACCACTGCAACAGACATTACAAAATGTCTGTCGTGCACTGCCTGCCATTTTAAAGGTGTAAGGAGGTTTACTCTGCGCGAGCCTTCCTTCATCCCCACCATGACTCACCATTAATTCTGGTCAGGCTCAGACGGAGATGTGTGACTGGATCAACAGCACCGAGGCTGGAGGGGCTAAAGAGGGAAGCACCTGGCTGAAGGAAGTGCTTTGGTGTTTTGAATCGGGGAGAATACACATGTTAATGAGGCTAGGAGAAGGGCCGGGGCGTGCTCTGCTTAGTATTGAGGTGGAAATTAAAGGCGAGAGGAGTGCTGGAGCGTTTCCCGTTGCTCATTAGGCATTAAGGTTTCCTCTGGGTTGTCTCAACCGAGAGGGCATTCGTGGACATTTTCGGATGCCAGCAGGAGGGTAAAATCCCACGAATCATGCATTTATTACCCCCACACCCCCTCACTGTAAAGACAGCGCATGGCCGCAGCCTGTGGGAGACGAAGTGGAAATCGACCCCTTTGCCAGCTGTTCCTATTACAAAGACAACTAAAAAACGAAATAAAACATCACTGCATGCACGTTGAACACGCATGTCACATCCTTCACACTATCACTGTCCTGGGAACACTGCAGGACAAGAGTGTCAGTGTCAGTCTAATTAGCAGAGCGTCCCTGGTTTCTGCCACCAGGGTTTGATATCTTGAATGGGCTCTAGAAATGTAGCAATTAGTAGCTAACAACCTTTAGCAGTCTGGCTCTGGCTCCTCTCTAGGATTTACTGGGTTCATCAACAGGTTTATAGAGTCTGACTTTGGCTCTGGCAGCCAATTCCTTTATAAAATCGCACAGCTCTGCACATCCTGTGGGTGTGAAGGGAGCACAAAGGAGAAGACTTCACAGTGCCAACAAGCAGCTACTTGGATGTTAAAGCCACTGACAGAAGATGTTAATATAGTGAAAGTTTGTAAAAAGCGTGTTTTAGATACATGAATATCTAAATGATTACAGTGTGTAATAGTCTGGGgtttactcatttaaaaaataaatgagccAGAAAGAAATCAGTAGTATACTTGCTATTTTTCATCCTTTTCCCAGCAGCAGACTGTTTCTTGCTGCCCAAAAGCTACCCCCTCAATGATTTAGGTGCTTTAAACACCAGTGTAATGAGCAACAATTAATTACAGTatagaaataaaatactgaCTATAGTTACAGCCAAACAGTAAGTTTTAAAAGCGCCAGTGAAGAGTTTGGGCCATTTTCGTCAATGAGAGCACATTAGCACTGTTATTACAGTGTGCGCTTTTAGTGAAAGGTGTAAAATGAGTATTAATTAGATCAGTTGGGAACAGGAGACCGGCGAGCCTTACTCATGCAGCACCACATGTTTGAAATCATTCGCCAAAGGAAATAGTCAT
This region of Acanthochromis polyacanthus isolate Apoly-LR-REF ecotype Palm Island chromosome 4, KAUST_Apoly_ChrSc, whole genome shotgun sequence genomic DNA includes:
- the fgf22 gene encoding fibroblast growth factor 22; the encoded protein is MCRWTASVAHLCPEPALSSTSTPAASTGPPLPLPSAASLCLACFTLLLVTAGTATGACPPRVGHEALQVLASGINCSWTLERHTRSYNHLEGDVRLRRLYSANKFFLCIDKTGKVDGTRRKNYADSLMEIRSVSVGVVAIKSVSTGLYLAMSKKGTLFGSVKYNPSCKFKERIEENGYNTYASLRWKHGGRQMFVSLNGRGKPRRGHKARRRHPSTHFLPMLPS